In a single window of the Pseudodesulfovibrio profundus genome:
- the brxC gene encoding BREX system P-loop protein BrxC: MMQIRNIFSKDLFRPINGVVKADQQDDAVVWQELEEYVVTKELDQHFRKFFETYLYSISNGHDPNVASRIGVWVSGFFGSGKSHFIKILSYLLNNRAATSPLSEDTRRSAEFFDTKIKDPMLLADIKKCTTSDTDVILFNIDSRADSRDGWGAILSVFWRVFNEMQGYSGDDPHIAEMERYLTEKGKYEEFCSQYKTLTGDNWVEERDAYYFRKDELVEALSNTLGQSKESALDWFDNAEKTLSVTIENFAKRVKEYLDRKGKDHRIIFLVDEVGQFIGNNGNLMLNLQTITEDLGRVCQGRAWVVVTSQEDIDAVLGDLKATKANDFSKIQGRFNTRLALSSSNTDEVIQARLLEKTSDASSELETLFDAKGDIIKSQLDFTHDSAALRTYKDKQDFVGNYPFAPYHFQLIQKIFESIRKAGATGMHLSRGERSMLDAFQSAAKNISTKGIGALVPLYEFYPAIESFLDTAVSRTIDQAAENDELQKPFDVHLLQTLFLIRYVDIVKPNVDNLVTLFIDEVDADRLALKRKIEEGLQRLEKQTLISRNGDLYFFLTNEERDVSREIKGVDITPSDETNLLAEIVYTDIIKGPDKHRYKPNKRDYAYSRLLDGHPFSSKLDQEIGVEIITPLFFEHDAFNALKCTMYTSEHYGRVLIRLQDSKELGREIRSYLQTDKYIRQKSDASQSNSFKKILRDKQDENRERRIRITGLLENLMPGADVYAMGQTLTLKASTPRVLVEEALNYIVENLYNKFSYLKKLEDDPVREIRSVLLSNDVSQMELEKGLTNINADAIREVREFIDLQVARNHPVLLNELVDRFGSKPYGWPEFEIVLLVARLLMAGEINLLSDGSSLEPRDAVDPMTKVNKWKTIKIMKRKVPSKDQIEKARKLCQTLFGKNGPEALDDLERTIRNELGGWQESLKQYQPLAQTGKFPGDSEIADGLATIRSVLNIRDTFEFINRFNEKKEDLQDASDDLHDLKDFYTNQRPTWEKLLSALDEFEKNETALNKDAVAKAALKQLRTIAEAPAPYGMLKDVDTLVSKVTTINETLVADKRQKAMLELDAKIDLITKELEAMKADGEFRNKVLYPLQQTKLAIEQDTSIPNISYRMEGFQEAVDEALDTIERKKQPEPDKPGKEPAPVKQTKIVKATSVASKAYIESPEDVDSYVKALKEALLAELKNDVRIRLQ; this comes from the coding sequence ATGATGCAAATACGAAATATTTTTTCCAAGGATCTATTCCGTCCCATCAATGGCGTTGTCAAAGCTGACCAGCAGGATGATGCTGTCGTGTGGCAAGAGCTTGAAGAATATGTTGTGACTAAGGAACTGGATCAACACTTCCGCAAGTTCTTCGAGACATACCTTTACTCAATCTCAAACGGCCATGATCCCAATGTCGCTAGCCGTATTGGTGTTTGGGTCTCTGGATTTTTTGGATCTGGTAAATCTCATTTCATCAAGATTCTTTCATATCTGCTGAACAACCGTGCAGCCACCTCACCCTTGTCTGAAGACACACGGCGTTCCGCTGAGTTCTTTGACACCAAGATCAAGGATCCGATGCTGCTGGCTGACATTAAAAAATGTACTACCAGCGATACGGATGTGATCCTCTTCAACATCGATAGTAGAGCGGACTCCCGCGACGGCTGGGGAGCTATCCTTTCCGTTTTCTGGCGAGTTTTCAACGAAATGCAGGGATACTCTGGCGACGATCCCCACATCGCTGAAATGGAACGCTATCTGACGGAAAAGGGAAAATACGAGGAGTTCTGCAGTCAGTACAAAACGCTCACTGGTGATAACTGGGTTGAGGAGCGTGATGCATATTACTTCCGCAAAGACGAACTTGTCGAAGCACTTTCCAACACACTCGGGCAAAGTAAAGAATCAGCTTTAGATTGGTTCGATAACGCCGAAAAGACGCTGAGCGTGACTATTGAGAACTTTGCCAAACGGGTGAAGGAATACCTTGATAGGAAAGGTAAAGATCATCGCATTATCTTTCTCGTTGATGAAGTCGGCCAGTTTATAGGTAACAATGGCAATCTCATGCTCAACCTGCAGACCATCACCGAGGATCTTGGACGTGTTTGCCAAGGTCGGGCCTGGGTTGTGGTTACCTCCCAAGAAGACATCGATGCCGTCCTCGGAGATCTCAAGGCTACAAAAGCTAATGACTTCTCCAAGATTCAAGGCCGTTTCAACACCCGCCTTGCTCTGTCTAGCTCCAACACAGATGAAGTTATCCAGGCTCGTCTGCTTGAAAAAACATCAGATGCCTCCAGTGAGCTGGAAACGCTGTTTGATGCTAAGGGAGACATCATTAAAAGCCAGCTTGACTTCACGCACGACAGCGCGGCTTTGCGCACATACAAAGACAAGCAAGACTTTGTTGGCAACTACCCCTTCGCACCATACCATTTCCAATTGATCCAGAAGATCTTTGAGTCAATCCGTAAGGCAGGAGCTACCGGGATGCATCTCAGCCGTGGTGAGCGCTCCATGCTCGATGCCTTCCAGTCTGCGGCCAAAAATATCTCAACCAAAGGCATTGGCGCTCTGGTGCCCTTGTATGAGTTTTATCCGGCTATCGAGAGCTTCCTGGATACAGCGGTCAGCAGGACCATCGACCAGGCGGCAGAGAACGACGAGCTTCAAAAGCCGTTTGACGTCCACCTGTTGCAAACGCTCTTCCTTATTCGCTACGTGGACATCGTCAAGCCCAACGTAGACAACCTCGTTACTCTATTCATCGACGAGGTGGATGCTGACCGCCTGGCGTTGAAAAGGAAAATCGAAGAAGGACTGCAGCGTCTCGAAAAGCAAACTCTCATCAGTCGTAATGGAGATCTTTATTTCTTCCTCACAAACGAGGAACGGGATGTCAGCCGAGAGATCAAAGGCGTAGACATTACCCCCAGCGATGAAACCAATTTGCTGGCGGAAATCGTTTATACCGACATCATCAAGGGACCAGACAAACACCGATATAAGCCGAACAAGCGAGACTATGCATACAGCCGCCTGCTCGATGGTCACCCATTCAGCTCGAAGCTGGATCAGGAGATTGGCGTCGAGATCATCACGCCTCTGTTCTTTGAGCACGATGCTTTCAATGCCCTCAAATGCACCATGTACACGTCTGAACATTACGGGCGTGTTCTGATCCGACTGCAGGACAGCAAAGAACTTGGACGAGAAATCCGGTCATACCTGCAAACGGATAAATACATCAGACAGAAAAGTGATGCATCTCAGTCCAATAGCTTCAAGAAAATCCTCCGCGATAAGCAGGATGAAAACAGGGAACGCCGTATTCGGATAACCGGACTACTGGAAAACCTGATGCCCGGTGCCGACGTGTACGCCATGGGACAGACCCTCACGCTCAAAGCCTCGACCCCGCGTGTCCTGGTTGAAGAGGCGCTCAACTATATCGTCGAAAACCTCTACAACAAATTCAGCTACCTCAAAAAGCTCGAAGATGATCCTGTTCGTGAGATCCGGTCTGTTTTGCTGTCGAATGACGTGAGTCAGATGGAGCTGGAGAAAGGTCTCACCAACATCAACGCGGACGCTATTCGCGAAGTACGGGAGTTTATTGACCTACAAGTGGCTCGCAATCACCCCGTGCTCTTGAATGAGCTCGTCGACCGTTTTGGAAGTAAACCCTACGGTTGGCCAGAGTTCGAAATAGTGCTTCTGGTGGCTCGCCTGCTTATGGCCGGAGAGATCAACCTGCTTTCTGATGGTTCCAGCTTGGAGCCTCGGGATGCGGTGGATCCGATGACCAAAGTGAATAAGTGGAAGACCATCAAGATCATGAAGCGCAAAGTGCCTTCCAAGGATCAGATCGAGAAGGCTCGCAAGCTTTGTCAGACGCTATTCGGTAAAAATGGTCCTGAAGCATTGGATGATCTTGAACGAACCATCCGAAATGAACTCGGTGGTTGGCAGGAAAGCCTGAAACAATACCAACCCCTTGCTCAGACCGGGAAATTCCCTGGAGACAGCGAGATTGCTGACGGCCTTGCCACAATACGGTCGGTCTTGAACATCCGCGACACCTTCGAATTCATCAATCGTTTCAACGAGAAAAAGGAAGATCTTCAGGATGCCAGTGACGATCTTCACGACCTGAAGGACTTTTACACGAACCAACGCCCAACCTGGGAGAAACTACTGAGCGCCCTTGATGAGTTCGAAAAGAACGAAACCGCGCTCAATAAGGACGCTGTCGCAAAAGCGGCGTTGAAGCAGCTTCGAACCATTGCCGAGGCTCCTGCCCCGTATGGCATGCTCAAGGATGTTGACACCCTTGTATCCAAAGTGACCACCATCAATGAAACTTTGGTAGCTGATAAGCGCCAGAAGGCCATGCTGGAGCTGGATGCTAAGATAGATCTCATCACCAAAGAACTCGAAGCGATGAAGGCGGACGGCGAGTTCCGTAATAAGGTCCTTTACCCACTGCAGCAGACCAAGCTGGCCATCGAACAAGATACTTCCATCCCGAACATCTCATATCGAATGGAAGGTTTCCAGGAAGCCGTAGACGAGGCCCTAGATACCATTGAACGCAAGAAGCAGCCTGAGCCAGATAAGCCAGGTAAAGAGCCTGCTCCGGTCAAACAGACCAAGATCGTCAAAGCAACCTCCGTCGCTTCCAAAGCATACATCGAATCACCCGAGGATGTTGATTCATATGTAAAGGCGCTCAAGGAAGCACTGCTTGCAGAACTGAAAAATGACGTTCGAATCCGACTCCAATAA
- a CDS encoding DUF1788 domain-containing protein — translation MKASLDQRLNRVIDRILSKELLSNAGLGNEIGFYIFDYDPAEEMKVRGFLRIVEEQLPKRKPGIRFVHINLFSLIVEYLQDRKLLDRAFELQKAKGSEELLKALKGPLHELKIAKYLVEKAKPEQQDVILMSGVGSAWPILRSHTLLNSLHPLMEDTPLVVFYPGKYDGQGLRLFGKLKESNYYRAFQLVPDPTAA, via the coding sequence ATGAAAGCATCATTGGACCAACGCTTAAACAGAGTGATAGACCGGATCTTGTCTAAAGAACTGCTTTCAAACGCAGGTCTTGGCAATGAGATTGGTTTTTATATTTTTGATTATGATCCAGCCGAAGAAATGAAAGTCCGAGGCTTCCTCCGAATTGTTGAAGAACAACTGCCAAAAAGAAAACCTGGTATTCGGTTTGTGCACATAAATTTATTCAGCTTGATTGTGGAGTACCTGCAAGATCGAAAATTGCTTGACCGAGCCTTTGAATTGCAAAAAGCCAAAGGGAGTGAAGAGCTCCTCAAAGCGCTGAAAGGCCCACTTCACGAATTAAAAATAGCCAAATATCTCGTTGAGAAGGCTAAGCCTGAACAACAGGATGTCATTCTCATGTCTGGCGTTGGGAGTGCTTGGCCTATTTTGAGGAGCCATACTCTACTAAACAGCCTTCATCCTCTTATGGAGGATACTCCCTTGGTTGTCTTTTACCCTGGCAAATATGATGGACAAGGGCTCAGACTTTTCGGGAAGCTGAAAGAAAGCAACTATTACCGAGCATTCCAACTCGTTCCAGACCCGACCGCTGCTTAG
- a CDS encoding DUF1819 family protein, protein MESSAYNGEIVAGSLLIPESRVIANLLREGANDHLFHQKVIIENILQKRSPASAKRQAKLIRNRLGSFDGELLQLIQNGSHEQAVQLLLASAIMHSHLLGDFIKQAITTQIKTYQKEISYRDWDYFFEECKHRDPSLEKWAESTTKKVRQVIFRILAEAGIIDSTRTMNLLPFSLLPEVKELLEKHGHVYPLDCLEIFR, encoded by the coding sequence GTGGAATCATCAGCTTACAATGGGGAAATTGTCGCAGGCTCGCTTCTGATCCCTGAAAGCAGAGTCATAGCTAACCTTCTTAGAGAAGGTGCCAACGATCACCTATTTCACCAGAAAGTAATAATTGAAAACATTCTCCAGAAAAGAAGCCCAGCCAGCGCGAAGCGTCAAGCTAAGTTGATCCGCAATCGGCTGGGTTCTTTTGATGGGGAGCTGTTGCAACTCATACAGAATGGCTCCCACGAGCAGGCTGTACAACTACTCTTGGCTTCGGCCATTATGCACAGTCATTTGTTGGGGGATTTCATCAAACAGGCTATCACAACACAGATCAAGACCTACCAGAAAGAAATCTCATATCGCGACTGGGATTACTTCTTTGAGGAATGTAAGCATCGCGACCCCTCTCTTGAAAAATGGGCTGAATCGACCACCAAGAAAGTCCGTCAGGTCATTTTTCGAATTCTTGCCGAAGCAGGCATCATTGATTCGACTCGGACAATGAATCTACTCCCATTTTCGCTACTCCCCGAAGTCAAGGAATTGCTAGAAAAGCATGGCCATGTATACCCATTAGATTGCCTGGAGATTTTTCGATGA
- a CDS encoding site-specific integrase, which produces MSFSAPSYLTSHRNGLYFRLRIPSDLRPVMGMQEFKKSLKTRYLREARPKVIRLVTTSHAIFDEFRKRRDDVMSGRLSRETIRRIAQQWLDEALEEEREYRLSRSWELDELDKRNEQLTILATDAQEALECSNLKKVEGRASELLDREEMDVEKDSKEYREFCAALLEVEARFLNAARKTGFVGILQGQEQSQVVQPTVPTPPPSPSILEAIDKYIEFKTEGPNPWGAASRKDIPPQLKQFAELVKMGNAQLTMSELSRDHMKGYWKKVQKLPGARIKRYKDKTLHQLLRMSIPEKDLYKPKSLETRFTAIRSFLNWCELEGYIDKAKPLNKVLEVPGGKAAAKSQRRAFTEDELKRLFSPDTYKRRNLRKDWQYWLPLLGLFTGARLEELCQLSITDIREESGVWIMDINDQGKDKHVKTEAGKRLVPIHPYLANELGFLAFVDSKRRRTTKRLFNDLPPDVKGKYSHAASKWFTRFRRKQNVGAQEGVSDVTFHSFRHTFITRAKLLDLARYKVKEVVGHEQGEFDDVTAGYEGNYPVETLLNDVVAKIDFHEMLDLGHLEGSY; this is translated from the coding sequence ATGTCTTTTTCTGCCCCATCCTACCTCACCAGCCATCGAAATGGCCTCTATTTTCGACTTCGAATTCCAAGCGATTTGCGCCCGGTCATGGGCATGCAAGAATTCAAGAAGTCGCTCAAAACCAGATACTTGAGAGAAGCTCGGCCTAAGGTTATAAGACTGGTCACTACCTCGCATGCGATATTTGATGAATTTCGTAAAAGGAGGGATGATGTCATGTCTGGTAGATTAAGTCGTGAAACCATACGCCGCATCGCTCAGCAATGGCTCGATGAGGCGCTCGAAGAAGAACGTGAATACCGCCTCTCCCGTTCATGGGAGCTAGACGAGCTGGACAAGCGCAATGAACAGCTCACAATCCTTGCCACAGACGCCCAAGAAGCTCTTGAATGCAGCAACCTCAAGAAGGTTGAAGGTAGAGCCTCAGAACTACTGGATCGTGAAGAAATGGATGTTGAAAAGGACTCCAAAGAATACCGTGAGTTCTGCGCTGCCCTGCTTGAAGTTGAAGCAAGATTCCTGAATGCAGCTCGCAAGACAGGCTTTGTAGGAATCCTCCAAGGCCAAGAGCAGTCTCAAGTAGTGCAACCGACTGTTCCAACACCTCCCCCATCTCCATCAATCCTCGAAGCAATCGATAAGTACATCGAGTTCAAGACGGAAGGTCCTAATCCGTGGGGTGCTGCAAGTCGCAAGGATATACCACCACAATTGAAGCAGTTCGCTGAGCTGGTCAAAATGGGTAATGCCCAATTGACCATGAGTGAATTGTCACGCGACCACATGAAAGGCTACTGGAAAAAGGTCCAGAAACTGCCAGGAGCAAGGATTAAACGGTACAAGGACAAAACTCTGCATCAATTGCTTCGGATGAGTATCCCAGAAAAGGATCTCTACAAGCCGAAGTCTCTCGAAACACGCTTCACTGCCATACGCTCGTTCCTGAACTGGTGTGAGCTTGAAGGATACATCGACAAGGCCAAACCACTGAACAAGGTTCTCGAAGTCCCTGGAGGCAAGGCTGCAGCAAAATCACAACGCAGGGCTTTCACTGAGGACGAGCTGAAACGACTTTTCAGCCCCGACACATACAAACGCCGTAACTTGCGCAAAGACTGGCAATACTGGCTTCCGCTTCTGGGCTTATTTACAGGAGCTCGCTTAGAAGAGCTCTGTCAGCTCTCAATAACAGATATTCGTGAGGAGTCCGGCGTCTGGATCATGGACATAAACGATCAAGGCAAGGATAAACACGTAAAGACGGAAGCAGGTAAGCGCCTGGTTCCGATTCATCCATATCTTGCCAATGAGCTTGGCTTCTTAGCTTTTGTCGACTCAAAGCGCAGAAGAACGACCAAACGTCTTTTCAACGACCTACCACCAGATGTGAAAGGCAAGTATTCCCATGCGGCGTCAAAATGGTTCACTCGATTCAGGCGCAAGCAGAATGTAGGCGCTCAGGAAGGCGTAAGCGATGTTACCTTCCACTCATTCCGCCACACCTTTATTACCAGGGCAAAGCTACTGGATCTGGCAAGGTACAAAGTCAAAGAGGTAGTCGGCCATGAGCAAGGCGAGTTTGACGATGTAACGGCAGGATATGAAGGGAACTATCCCGTTGAAACGCTGTTAAATGATGTTGTTGCTAAGATCGATTTCCATGAAATGCTTGATTTGGGTCACCTCGAAGGAAGCTACTAA
- a CDS encoding NifB/NifX family molybdenum-iron cluster-binding protein produces the protein MKLALPTRDGVIDDHFGHCDHYTIVTLDDDNNILKKEAMDSPEGCGCKSDIAPVLANMGVKVMLAGNMGQGAINILQANKIKVIRGCNGPIDDVVDKWLKGELKDTLIECDHHNCPSNEIKL, from the coding sequence ATGAAACTTGCTTTACCCACTCGAGATGGCGTCATTGACGATCATTTCGGTCATTGCGATCATTATACAATTGTAACTCTTGATGATGATAACAATATCCTGAAGAAAGAAGCCATGGACTCCCCTGAAGGATGCGGATGCAAATCCGACATCGCTCCGGTCCTGGCTAATATGGGTGTAAAGGTCATGCTCGCAGGCAACATGGGCCAGGGAGCAATCAACATACTCCAAGCAAACAAGATCAAGGTCATCCGAGGCTGCAACGGTCCTATTGATGACGTGGTCGACAAGTGGCTCAAAGGCGAACTCAAAGACACGTTGATTGAATGCGATCACCACAACTGCCCGAGTAATGAGATCAAACTCTAA
- a CDS encoding nucleoside deaminase, with protein MKITPPPDAPAGSSWRALMDVAFSEACKAAKTGETPVGAALFTRTGTLIAKAHNRPIGLNDPTAHAEILCLRQASEVMGNYRLNDTIMAVTLEPCLMCTGALIHARVGGIVMGALDSRAGAIISNLNGHDLSFTNHRMWYIEGVMEEECSSLLKRFFLEKRKQ; from the coding sequence ATGAAGATTACTCCCCCTCCAGATGCGCCTGCCGGATCATCCTGGCGAGCGTTGATGGATGTGGCATTCAGTGAAGCATGTAAAGCGGCAAAAACAGGTGAAACTCCTGTTGGAGCCGCTTTATTCACTCGTACCGGGACGTTGATTGCCAAGGCTCACAACCGTCCGATCGGACTGAATGATCCAACAGCCCACGCTGAGATATTATGTCTCAGGCAAGCATCCGAGGTGATGGGCAACTACAGGCTCAATGATACCATCATGGCCGTAACGCTTGAACCCTGCCTCATGTGTACTGGAGCATTGATTCATGCTCGCGTCGGCGGGATTGTCATGGGAGCCCTTGACTCGAGAGCGGGGGCAATTATTTCAAACCTCAATGGCCATGACCTCTCTTTCACTAATCACCGAATGTGGTACATTGAAGGAGTCATGGAAGAAGAGTGCAGTAGTCTTTTAAAACGTTTTTTCCTCGAAAAAAGGAAACAATAG
- a CDS encoding phosphoribosylformylglycinamidine synthase subunit PurQ yields MAPVNALVITGYGTNCHNESAYALKAAGADLVDIAYFSDLASGHVNMEKYNYLLCPGGFLDGDDLGAAQAAALRWRWSTTENGKPVLDQLKTFFDNGGIILGICNGFQLLCKLGLLPAIGGKYFERQVSLSYNDSGRFEDRWVTLKINQESPCVFTKGIEYLEVPIRHGEGKIIPMDDAMLDEIVKNNLHAVQYVDPETREITQEYPQNPNGSPLGIAGLTDPTGRIFGLMPHPEAYNHPTNHPSWTRGTDGEMPLGLAMLEAGVQYLKNQ; encoded by the coding sequence ATGGCCCCCGTTAATGCCTTAGTCATAACCGGATACGGTACCAACTGTCACAACGAGTCCGCATACGCTCTGAAAGCAGCGGGTGCAGACCTTGTAGATATAGCCTATTTTTCTGATCTTGCATCCGGTCATGTGAACATGGAAAAATATAATTATCTCCTCTGCCCCGGCGGATTTTTGGATGGAGATGATCTTGGCGCAGCGCAGGCTGCCGCCCTTCGCTGGAGATGGTCCACAACTGAAAATGGAAAGCCCGTTCTTGATCAGCTGAAAACTTTTTTTGATAATGGTGGAATAATTCTCGGCATCTGCAATGGATTCCAATTGCTCTGCAAGTTAGGATTACTTCCGGCCATTGGCGGCAAGTACTTTGAACGCCAGGTATCGCTGTCATATAATGATTCCGGACGTTTTGAAGATCGATGGGTTACTCTTAAAATCAATCAGGAATCTCCGTGCGTCTTCACAAAGGGTATTGAGTATCTTGAAGTACCCATTCGTCACGGTGAGGGAAAAATTATTCCCATGGACGATGCCATGCTTGATGAGATCGTCAAAAACAATCTGCACGCTGTCCAGTATGTCGACCCAGAAACCAGAGAGATCACTCAGGAGTACCCGCAGAATCCGAACGGATCTCCTTTGGGAATTGCCGGCCTGACTGACCCAACAGGAAGAATTTTTGGTCTGATGCCCCACCCTGAAGCGTATAATCACCCGACAAACCACCCGTCCTGGACCCGTGGTACTGATGGTGAAATGCCTCTCGGACTCGCCATGCTTGAAGCTGGCGTACAATACCTCAAGAACCAATAA
- a CDS encoding CTP synthase, with product MKTKFIFITGGVLSSLGKGLAAASIGALLQARGLKATIQKLDPYINVDPGTMNPFQHGEVYVTDDGAETDLDLGHYERYLGTSLSQQNNYTSGSIYNSVIEKERRGDYLGGTVQVIPHITDAIKEAVINLPNGEDVALIEIGGTVGDIEGQPFLEAIRQLKNDLGKENVLYIHLTLVPYIKAAGELKTKPTQHSVKELRSVGIQPDIIICRSEVELEADLKRKIALFCDVDSDAVFTGVDVSSIYEVPQKFYEEGVDQKIAILLKLPAKNAELEPWEKLVHTLQNPSGSVRIGIIGKYVDLTEAYKSLHEALVHGGVANEVKVELVYLNSEKLTAKNIAKKMAGLDGILVPGGFGSRGVEGKIQAIKFARENKVPFFGICLGMQCACIEFARNVIGLEGANSEEFDMNTEHNIIYLMKEWYDFRTKKTETRCEESDKGGTMRLGSYPCKLKKNTVAYEAYKTVNIDERHRHRFEFNNEFIPQFEENGMVLSGTAPDESLMEIVELPDHPWFLGCQFHPEFKSRPMDPHPLFRDFIKAAKKDKEKRGN from the coding sequence ATGAAAACCAAATTCATATTTATCACGGGCGGTGTTTTGTCTTCTTTGGGCAAAGGACTGGCCGCAGCATCCATTGGCGCACTCCTCCAGGCACGGGGGCTTAAAGCGACCATCCAGAAACTGGATCCATACATCAACGTTGATCCAGGCACCATGAACCCCTTCCAGCATGGTGAGGTTTATGTAACCGATGACGGTGCCGAAACTGACCTCGACCTTGGTCACTACGAGCGCTACCTCGGTACTTCCCTGAGCCAGCAGAACAACTACACCTCCGGTTCGATCTACAACTCCGTTATCGAAAAGGAACGTCGTGGCGATTATCTCGGTGGTACTGTTCAGGTCATTCCGCATATTACCGACGCCATCAAAGAGGCTGTCATCAACCTTCCCAATGGTGAAGACGTCGCTCTGATTGAGATCGGCGGAACCGTTGGAGATATCGAAGGTCAGCCCTTCCTTGAAGCGATTCGCCAGCTCAAGAACGACCTCGGAAAAGAGAACGTTCTCTACATCCATTTGACCTTGGTTCCGTACATCAAGGCCGCAGGTGAGTTGAAAACCAAGCCTACTCAGCATTCGGTCAAGGAACTCCGCAGTGTCGGTATTCAGCCCGACATCATTATCTGTCGTTCTGAAGTCGAGCTTGAAGCTGACCTCAAGCGTAAGATTGCGTTGTTCTGTGATGTTGATTCCGATGCTGTTTTCACAGGCGTTGACGTTTCTTCCATCTATGAAGTGCCCCAGAAGTTTTATGAAGAGGGCGTCGATCAGAAAATCGCCATTCTTCTTAAACTCCCTGCAAAGAACGCAGAGCTTGAGCCGTGGGAAAAGCTGGTCCACACGCTCCAGAATCCAAGCGGGTCTGTCCGTATCGGTATCATTGGAAAATACGTTGACCTGACGGAAGCCTACAAGAGCTTGCACGAGGCATTGGTACATGGCGGTGTTGCCAATGAGGTAAAAGTCGAACTTGTTTACCTTAATTCCGAAAAGCTGACCGCCAAGAATATCGCCAAGAAGATGGCTGGACTTGATGGTATCCTCGTTCCCGGTGGCTTCGGTTCCCGTGGAGTCGAAGGGAAAATCCAGGCAATCAAGTTTGCTCGTGAGAACAAGGTGCCTTTCTTCGGTATCTGTCTGGGCATGCAGTGTGCTTGCATTGAGTTTGCCCGTAACGTGATCGGACTTGAGGGTGCCAACTCCGAAGAGTTCGACATGAATACGGAACACAATATCATTTATCTCATGAAAGAATGGTATGACTTCCGCACCAAGAAAACGGAAACACGGTGTGAAGAGTCTGACAAGGGCGGAACCATGCGTCTTGGCTCCTACCCATGTAAGCTGAAGAAGAATACCGTTGCCTACGAGGCCTACAAGACTGTCAATATTGATGAACGTCATCGTCATCGCTTTGAATTCAATAACGAGTTCATTCCGCAGTTTGAAGAGAACGGTATGGTTCTTTCCGGAACAGCTCCGGACGAGTCTTTGATGGAAATCGTAGAATTGCCCGATCATCCCTGGTTCCTCGGCTGCCAGTTCCACCCGGAATTCAAGTCCAGGCCAATGGATCCGCATCCTTTGTTCAGAGACTTCATTAAAGCTGCCAAAAAGGATAAAGAAAAGAGGGGCAACTAG
- the kdsA gene encoding 3-deoxy-8-phosphooctulonate synthase: MSFNNLYESSRSGPFILAGPCVIENREISLKTASTLAKIADNLGLTLVFKSSFDKANRTSVTSFRGPGMDDGLSILAEVKKETGLPIVTDIHHPEQAARVAEVADVLQIPAFLCRQTDLLVAAAKTGAVINIKKGQFLAPWDMKNAVNKVRASGNEQVWLTERGATFGYNNLVVDMRAISEMKKFDVPVVFDATHSVQLPGGQGSSSGGQREYVPVLASAAVAAGADGVFMETHPDPENAMCDGPNSLPLDKVEALLIRLKAIWEINNE; encoded by the coding sequence TTGTCATTCAACAATTTGTATGAATCAAGCCGGTCCGGTCCGTTCATTCTGGCCGGACCGTGCGTCATTGAGAATAGAGAGATCAGCCTGAAGACCGCATCGACTCTTGCGAAGATTGCGGACAACTTAGGGCTGACTCTCGTGTTCAAGTCTTCTTTTGACAAGGCGAACCGAACATCTGTTACGAGCTTTCGCGGCCCTGGCATGGATGATGGTCTGTCTATTCTGGCTGAAGTGAAAAAGGAAACAGGGCTGCCGATCGTCACTGATATCCACCATCCTGAGCAGGCTGCTCGGGTGGCTGAGGTTGCTGACGTTCTGCAGATTCCTGCATTTCTTTGCCGTCAGACAGATTTGTTGGTTGCAGCAGCCAAGACTGGTGCAGTCATCAATATCAAGAAAGGGCAGTTCCTGGCTCCATGGGACATGAAAAATGCCGTCAACAAGGTTCGAGCATCTGGCAATGAACAGGTGTGGTTGACTGAGCGAGGGGCAACCTTCGGTTACAACAACCTTGTCGTCGATATGCGCGCCATATCTGAAATGAAGAAGTTTGACGTCCCGGTTGTCTTCGATGCGACGCACTCGGTCCAATTGCCCGGAGGACAGGGCAGTTCATCCGGCGGACAGCGCGAGTATGTCCCTGTCTTGGCTTCAGCGGCTGTGGCTGCTGGTGCCGACGGTGTATTCATGGAAACTCATCCTGATCCGGAAAACGCCATGTGTGATGGGCCCAACAGCCTGCCTCTTGATAAGGTGGAAGCATTGCTGATCCGGTTGAAGGCTATTTGGGAGATCAACAATGAGTGA